The following proteins come from a genomic window of Athalia rosae chromosome 1, iyAthRosa1.1, whole genome shotgun sequence:
- the LOC105690670 gene encoding myotubularin-related protein 9, whose amino-acid sequence MEFADLILVPKVDNVVLTDKSDETDRNPSLDGTLCISGHHLILSSRQVASQELWLLHRNIDIIEKKSNNQNPGGSIILKCKDFRIYQLDINSTEDLNNVALSLEKLACLDQSLQYPFFYRPQSVTNSTTQVEDGWTAFAPVSEWSRLLATHADEWRICYLNRDYKVCNSYPSAVIVPRHIEDKVIVLAAKFRDGGRFPVLCYRHEGGSILMRSSQPMSGTIGKRCKEDERLLNAVLGPGRRGYIVDTRSVTQAQAARNRGGGTESETAYPQWRKVHKPVPRSADLAESFCKLIDACNDTKCSTSQWLSRLESSGWLTAVQTALNAACVAAQCLHQEAAAVLVHGGAGRDCTLVVTSLAQAILNPDCRTVRGLQALVEREWLQAGHTFFSRTRHGPYHSPHSQNPSHAPTFLLFLDCLYQLHHQFQFSFEYTTDLLIELCRHAYCSSYGTFLGDSEAERIRLRLSERTTSLWSHINQPESLEKWLNPLYEPNPGVIWPSVAPVSIELWMELYLGHTSAAPWDGILACASHIKRNHSAVRKIAHQLQSQIRKGIEELSSQPDSSYQTEDVEEHIQLAQLNLESQST is encoded by the exons ATGGAATTCGCCGACTTGATATTGGTGCCTAAAGTAGATAACGTCGTTCTCACTGATAAAAGTGATGAAACTGATAGGAATCCTAGCTTAGATGGAACGCTGTGTATTAGCGGACACCATCTCATTCTGTCTTCAAGACAGGTGGCTTCACAAGAGCTCTGG CTATTGCACCGCAACATTGATATCATAGAGAAAAAGTCGAATAACCAAAACCCTGGAGGCAGTATCATTTTGAAGTGCAAGGATTTTCGTATTTATCAATTGGATATTAACTCTACAGAAGACTTAAATAATGTAGCTCTCTCGCTTGAAAAGCTTGCATGTCTAG ATCAATCACTGCAGTACCCTTTCTTCTATAGGCCACAATCTGTAACTAATTCAACGACACAAGTTGAAGATGGATGGACCGCATTTGCACCAGTTTCAGAATGGTCTAGGTTATTAGCAACTCATGCAGATGAATGGCGTATTTGTTACCTAAATCGTGATTACAAAGTTTGTAATTCCTATCCATCAGCAGTTATTGTCCCACGACATATAGAAGATAAAGTTATCGTCTTAGCTGCCAAGTTTAGAGATGGTGGCAGATTCCCTGTTCTGTGCTACAGACATGAAGGAGGG AGTATTCTGATGAGAAGTAGTCAGCCAATGTCTGGGACCATAGGGAAACGATGCAAAGAAGACGAAAGACTTCTGAACGCGGTATTAGGGCCAGGAAGGAGAGG ATACATTGTCGATACACGGTCTGTAACTCAGGCTCAGGCAGCTAGAAATCGAGGGGGTGGCACAGAATCAGAAACTGCTTATCCACAATGGCGCAAGGTTCACAAGCCTGTGCCACGTTCAGCGGACTTAGCAGAAAGTTTTTGTAAACTGATTGATGCTTGCAATGATACGAAATGCTCCACATCGCAGTGGCTTTCTCGACTAGAAAGCAGCGGTTGGCTGACTGCAGTCCAAACTGCACTCAACGCAGCCTGCGTAGCTGCTCAATGTCTTCATCAAGAAGCTGCAGCGGTCTTAGTCCATG GTGGTGCTGGCAGAGACTGTACCCTTGTTGTGACTAGTTTAGCCCAAGCAATTTTGAATCCTGACTGTCGGACTGTCAGAGGTTTGCAAGCTTTAGTCGAACGTGAATGGTTGCAGGCTGGTCATACCTTCTTTAGTCGCACTCGTCATGGCCCTTATCATTCACCACATTCGCAAAATCCATCACATGCTCCAacctttctactttttctggATTGCCTTTACCAACTTCATCATCAATTTCAGTTCAGTTTTGAATATACAACAGATTTGCTTATCGAGCTTTGTAGACACGCCTATTGTTCGAGCTATGGAACATTCTTAGGAGATTCAGAGGCGGAACGTATTCGTTTGAGATTGTCTGAAAGAACGACTAGTCTGTGGTCCCACATAAATCAGCCAGAGTCTTTAGAAAAATGGTTGAATCCACTCTACGAACCAAATCCAGGGGTTATTTGGCCGAGTGTCGCACCAGTCAGTATAGAATTGTGGATGGAACTCTATCTCGGTCATACGTCAGCTGCACCTTGGGATGGCATACTTGCATGTGCATCGCACATCAAAAGAAATCACTCAGCAGTTAGAAAAATTGCTCATCAGTTACAATCACAGATAAGAAAAGGAATCGAAGAGCTCAGCTCCCAACCGGATTCTTCCTACCAGACAGAGGATGTAGAAGAGCATATTCAATTAGCTCAGTTGAATTTGGAATCTCAGAGCACTTGA